The following are from one region of the Anguilla rostrata isolate EN2019 chromosome 7, ASM1855537v3, whole genome shotgun sequence genome:
- the LOC135259932 gene encoding fatty acid-binding protein, intestinal-like yields the protein MTFNGTWKTVRSENMDKFLDKMGINIVMRKLAEHDNLEITIEQTGDKFKVKESSTFRTKVNEFTLGVPYDYTLADGNEVTGVWIMEGEMMKGTFSRKDDGKEIAFTREIVDGELVQSFSYDGVDAKKIFKKV from the exons ATGACGTTCAACGGCACCTGGAAGACCGTCCGCAGTGAGAACATGGACAAGTTCCTGGATAAAATGG GCATCAACATTGTGATGAGGAAGCTAGCAGAACACGACAACCTGGAAATCACCATTGAACAGACCGGAGATAAGTTCAAGGTGAAGGAATCCAGCACCTTCCGCACGAAAGTGAACGAGTTCACCCTGGGGGTCCCGTACGACTACACCCTGGCGGACGGAAACGAAGTGACT GGTGTCTGGATCATGGAAGGGGAAATGATGAAAGGGACGTTTTCCAGGAAGGACGACGGAAAGGAAATTGCTTTCACCAGGGAAATAGTCGATGGTGAATTAGTACAG AGTTTCAGCTACGATGGGGTGGACGCAAAGAAGATTTTCAAGAAGGTCTAG